In one Diabrotica virgifera virgifera chromosome 5, PGI_DIABVI_V3a genomic region, the following are encoded:
- the LOC126884205 gene encoding GPI mannosyltransferase 2: protein MSKDDLTSIAICSRLFIVFLQFISNLIIPDHDAHVFQYLRQYSEENKFFSILNTSLSGFVRWDAEYFMHIAKYGYTFENTLAFFPVYPYIIRIVSWICRPLFYGASIDTVLLIVFIILNIVFLVLSVKVLYKLSCLFFDEKIAQRTALLFIFNPASIFFTAPYTECLFCYLTFKSIYRCTLLSRKFLKPNTVVKWSDASVLLYISLSTGVRSNGLLNIGFLIYSTLCIFFTHFPKDMTDRIKHILKYIIILSISCIVCMLPFICFQVFSYKQFCTDFSADLPKEIMTYASKNELVLPGQFSKHRQLWCFSRIPLAYSYVQDHYWNVGFLRYYEIKQIPNFLLAFPCLYVTIRNCVFHLKQNISNYKNLFNLKFISVRTPNAKDQFFQFGLTVFVAHALILAVFCTFCIHIQVSTRMICSATPLFYWYCAYYWINGKDKMIKLYFDSYFFIGTVMFCNFLPWT from the coding sequence ATGAGTAAGGATGATCTCACTTCAATAGCCATATGTAGCAGATTATTTATAGTGTTTCTTCAGTTCATCAGTAATTTGATAATTCCTGATCATGATGCTCATGTATTCCAATATTTAAGACAGTATTCAgaagaaaataaatttttctcAATTTTAAATACCAGTTTAAGTGGGTTTGTAAGATGGGACGCAGAGTATTTCATGCATATCGCTAAATATGGTTACACCTTTGAAAACACTTTGGCGTTTTTTCCAGTATATCCATACATTATAAGAATTGTTTCCTGGATATGCAGACCTCTATTTTATGGTGCCAGTATCGATACGGTTTTGTTAATAGTGTTTATTATACTTAACATTGTTTTCTTAGTATTGTCTGTTAAAGTATTGTACAAactttcttgtttattttttgatgaaaAGATAGCTCAGAGAACAGCTcttctatttatttttaatccAGCATCTATATTTTTTACTGCGCCTTATACAGAATGTTTATTTTGTTACTTAACTTTCAAGTCTATTTATAGATGTACATTATTATCAAGAAAGTTTTTAAAGCCTAACACTGTGGTTAAATGGAGTGATGCTAGCGTCTTACTCTACATTAGTTTGAGTACTGGCGTCAGATCAAATGGACTGTTAAATATAGGGTTTTTGATATATAGtactttatgtatattttttactcACTTTCCAAAAGACATGACTGATAGaattaaacatattttgaaatatatcaTTATCTTATCTATCTCTTGTATTGTATGTATGTTGCCATTTATTTGTTTTCAAGTATTCAGTTACAAACAATTCTGTACAGATTTTAGTGCTGACCTTCCCAAAGAGATAATGACGTATGCTTCTAAAAATGAACTTGTACTACCAGGACAATTTAGCAAACACAGACAATTGTGGTGTTTTTCACGAATCCCTTTAGCGTATTCGTATGTACAAGATCATTATTGGAATGTGGGATTTTTAAGATACTACGAGATAAAACAAATTCCAAATTTCTTGTTAGCATTTCCTTGTTTATATGTTACAATTAGAAATTGTGTGTttcatttaaaacaaaatataagtaattataaaaacctttttaatttgaaatttatttCTGTGAGGACACCAAATGCCAAAGATCAGTTTTTTCAATTTGGTCTGACTGTCTTTGTAGCACATGCTTTGATTTTGGCAGTATTCTGTACATTTTGTATTCATATACAGGTATCAACTAGAATGATCTGCTCGGCGACTCCACTTTTTTACTGGTACTGTGCATATTATTGGATAAATGGCAAAGATAAGATGATAAAGTTGTATTTTGATAGTTATTTCTTCATAGGCACTGTgatgttttgtaattttctaccttggacttaa